The Penaeus monodon isolate SGIC_2016 chromosome 24, NSTDA_Pmon_1, whole genome shotgun sequence DNA segment NNNNNNNNNNNNNNNNNNNNNNNNNNNNNNNNNNNNNNNNNNNNNNNNNNNNNNNNNNNNNNNNNNNNNNNNNNNNNNNNNNNNNNNNNNNNNNNNNNNNNNNNNNNNNNNNNNNNNNNNNNNNNNNNNNNNNNNNNNNNNNNNNNNNNNNNNNNNNNNNNNNNNNNNNNNNNNNNNNNNNNNNNNNNNNNNNNNNNNNNNNNNNNNNNNNNNNNNNNNNNNNNNNNNNNNNNNNNNNNNNNNNNNNNNNNNNNNNNNNNNNNNNNNNNNNNNNNNNNNNNNNNNNNNNNNNNNNNNNNNNNNNNNNNNNNNNNNNNNNNNNNNNNNNNNNNNNNNNNNNNNNNNNNNNNNNNNNNNNNNNNNNNNNNNNNNNNNNNNNNNNNNNNNNNNNNNNNNNNNNNNNNNNNNNNNNNNNNNNNNNNNNNNNNNNNNNNNNNNNNNNNNNNNNNNNNNNNNNNNNNNNNNNNNNNNNNNNNNNNNNNNNNNNNNNNNNNNNNNNNNNNNNNNNNNNNNNNNNNNNNNNNNNNNNNNNNNNNNNNNNNNNNNNNNNNNNNNNNNNNNNNNNNNNNNNNNNNNNNNNNNNNNNNNNNNNNNNNNNNNNNNNNNNNNNNNNNNNNCCCTTTCCGTCGACAGTTACAACAAATACAGCAAAATCCCTCATTACAGATGGCACTTCTTAACGTGAATCTTTCCAGCGAGTAACACCGAGGTTGTCGCAATATCCGGTGATGCAGATACCACAACGGTGCACTATGAACGTTGTCCTAAATGGATGACAAATTTACGAATTGAATGACACCGTAAGTATCGTTGTATGAGGGTAAGGCTGATATAGTGTAGtgtcataaaaggaaaaaaaaaatacatatatatatattgattcgtAATGAGAGCAATAGCAACAACTTAATAGATGTTGAATCATACAACTCCTACGCGTTTATGAATTTGTTATTTGTGACGCAGTGTTTCTAGTTTCCACCTGTGATGTTACGCGTTGACGTAACAATGTGAAGTGTCATGATGTGAGTGGCACTGTGTCATGGCGAGCACGGCCCAAGGTCACTGGGCCATTGTGTCATGACGTTTGGTCGCTGATCATTGCATAAGTGGCACTACGATAGCCTCTCAGTGGCACTGTGCCACCACCGACTTAAAATGATTATGTCGTGAATGCGGCAGTTTCATGAGCATGAATCTGGTCAAGTGTAGCACTGTGTGGCATTGTGCCATACCTGAGATGGCTCAAAGTACTTGCTTGGATAGCTCCAACATGACTACGGGCAGCGTGCTCTCCTGGGCATGTGACGCATGGCGCTGTTTACAGTAATAAATCATGGGTAGCTTGGCACCGCATGCTTCGACACCGCTCGCTTTCCACGTGGAACCAATAGCAACCGCCAACGGCGCTCGGGCTGTTTCTTCTCCCGTAAACTTGGCAACTGCCCGGGGAGGAGCNNNNNNNNNNNNNNNNNNNNNNNNNNNNNNNNNNNNNNNNNNNNNNNNNNNNNNNNNNNNNNNNNNNNNNNNNNNNNNNNNNNNNNNNNNNNNNNNNNNNNNNNNNNNNNNNNNNNNNNNNNNNNNNNNNNNNNNNNNNNNNNNNNNNNNNNNNNNNNNNNNNNNNNNNNNNNNNNNGTGAGATCCCCCCTCCTGTAAGAGAAGGCAAAAACACAAAGAGGGAAATAGCACACTCCGTTCCTTTGCCTTTCATCCCAGTCCTCTTTACTCCTCTATCACACGCCAGCAAAAAAAAGGTCGCCTNNNNNNNNNNNNNNNNNNNNNNNNNNNNNNNNNNNNNNNNNNNNNNNNNNNNNNNNNNNNNNNNNNNNNNNNNNNNNNNNNNNNNNNNNNNNNNNNNNNNNNNNNNNNNNNNNNNNNNNNNNNNNNNNNNNNNNNNNNNNNNNNNNNNNNNNNNNNNNNNNNNNNNNNNNNNNNNNNNNNNNNNNNNNNNNNNNNNNNNNNNNNNNNNNNNNNNNNNNNNNNNNNNNNNNNNNNNNNNNNNNNNNNNNNNNNNNNNNNNNNNNNNNNNNNNNNNNNNNNNNNNNNNNNNNNNNNNNNNNNNNNNNNNNNNNNNNNNNNNNNNNNNNNNNNNNNNNNNNNNNNNNNNNNNNNNNNNNNNNNNNNNNNNNNNNNNNNNNNNNNNNNNNNNNNNNNNNNNNNNNNNNNNNNNNNNNNNNNNNNNNNNNNNNNNNNNNNNNNNNNNNNNNNNNNNNNNNNNNNNNNNNNNNNNNNNNNNNNNNNNNNNNNNNNNNNNNNNNNNNNNNNNNNNNNNNNNNNNNNNTGAAGAACTACTCAGCAGAAGGATAGTTACTTCCTTATCCTGACCTGCGATATTAGCGTCGGGACCAGCGACGATTTGCTTCGTCGGAACACGCACCTGGGGGACNNNNNNNNNNNNNNNNNNNNNNNNNNNNNNNNNNNNNNNNNNNNNNNNNNNNNNNNNNNNNNNNNNNNNNNNNNNNNNNNNNNNNNNNNNNNNNNNNNNNNNNNNNNNNNNNNNNNNNNNNNNNNNNNNNNNNNNNNNNNNNNcattctttaatatttatgctGTCAATTATCACCACAGCTGTCTGCATACTATCACCCCCAggatatagtagagagatagacagaaataggaTAGAGACAAAGATAGNNNNNNNNNNNNNNNNNNNNNNNNNNNNNNNNNNNNNNNNNNNNNNNNNNNNNNNNNNNNNNNNNNNNNNNNNNNNNNNNaagaaaagagaaaataagtttgtatgtgtatgacgACCTACCTTGAATCGGCTCTTATGTTTTCATACTTCTCTTCCCTCATAAACACGATCTCTTGCCCTCCGCGAAACACCCACCCTCCACCATGCCCAGAGGGACACTGCTCCTCCCGCGCCGATGTGAGCAGAATCGCCTTGCTAAATGACGGGTGACTTTGTGTTCATTGAAAGACATGAATTAAGTTGGAATCTGTTTGCAACGTTAGACAATTCAGGACCTTGTAAAAATTACTTGGCNNNNNNNNNNNNNNNNNNNNNNNNNNNNNNNNNNNNNNNNNNNNNNNNNNNNNNNNNNNNNNNNNNNNNNNNNNNNNNNNNNNNNNNNNNNNNNNNNNNNNNNNNNNNNNNNNNNNNNNNNNNNNNNNNNNNNNNNNNNNNNNNNNNNNNNNNNNNNNNNNNNNNNNNNNNNNNNNNNNNNNNNNNNNNNNNNNNNNNNNNNNNNNNNNNNNNNNNNNNNNNNNNNNNNNNNNNNNNNNNNNNNGGTTGATCATCATTCAAACAAAGGTCAAAANNNNNNNNNNNNNNNNNNNNNNNNNNNNNNNNNNNNNNNNNNNNNNNNNNNNNNNNNNNNNNNNNNNNNNNNNNNNNNNNNNNNNNNNNNNNNNNNNNNNNNNNNNNNNNNNNNNNNNNNNNNNNNNNNNNNNNNNNNNNNNNNNNNNNNNNNNNNNNNNNNNNNNNNNNNNNNNNNNNNNNNNNNNNNNNNNNNNNNNNNNNNNNNNNNNNNNNNNNNNNNNNNNNNNNNNNNNNNNNNNNNNNNNNNNNNNNNNNNNNNNNNNNNNNNNNNNNNNNNNNNNNNNNNNNNNNNNNNNNNNNNNNNNNNNNNNNNNNNNNNNNNNNNNNNNNNNNNNNNNNNNNNNNNNNNNNNNNNNNNNNNNNNNNNNNNNNNNNNNNNNNNNNNNNNNNNNNNNNNNNNNNNNNNNNNNNNNNNNNNNNNNNNNNNNNNNNNNNNNNNNNNNNNNNNNNNNNNNNNNNNNNNNNNNNNNNNNNNNNNNNNNNNNNNNNNNNNNNNNNNNNNNNNNNNNNNNNNNNNNNNNNNNNNNNNNNNNNNNNNNNNNNNNNNNNNNNNNNNNNNNNNNNNNNNNNNNNNNNNNNNNNNNNNNNNNNNNNNNNNNNNNNNNNNNNNNNNNNNNNNNNNNNNNNNNNNNNNNNNNNNNNNNNNNNNNNNNNNNNNNNNTTATCCCGAgattcccccacctccttctgcAGATCACCGTCTTTGCCTCACAGCTGTTCCTCAGGTCTGCCCCTGGAGTCACTGCTTGCCAGCCTCTCGCTTTGCACATAAGTATAAACCCCTTTTATGTAATCCTGGTTTGGCTTTTGTTGTTGGCCGCTCTTGCTTTGCCTACGAGAGGTGCTGAGCGGGCCTGGTTTGGTTTTNNNNNNNNNNNNNNNNNNNNNNNNNNNNNNNNNNNNNNNNNNNNNNNNNNNNNNNNNNNNNNNNNNNNNNNNNNNNNNNNNNNNNNNNNNNNNNNNNNNNNNNNNNNNNNNNNNNNNNNNNNNNNNNNNNNNNNNNNNNNNNNNNNNNNNNNNNNNNNNNNNNNNNNNNNNNNNNNNNNNNNNNNNNNNNNNNNNNNNNNNNNNNNNNNNNNNNNNNNNNNNNNNNNNNNNNNNNNNNNNNNNNNNNNNNNNNNNNNNNNNNNNNNNNNNNNNNNNNNNNNNNNNNNNNNNNNNNNNNNNNNNNNNNNNNNNNNNNNNNNNNNNNNNNNNNNNNNNNNNNNNNNGATTGCTAACACTCCAACGCACGTGACTTGTTTGTGCCACTGCAAGATTGAATTTGGTGTGCATGTATGCCTGAACCTACTTGACTGCATTCCTGTCCCTTTTCATCCAAATGTGAGCATGTTCCCCGTGCATGAATCTGATTCCCAAGCTATTGCCCCGAAACATTCATTCCATTACCATTCCCGCACGctcacccacaaaaccccccaaaacccaggcGTTATATTGCCTCTCTACCTAAAGTCAGCCCTCCACCCGTTCTAGCTATGCGGGGAGAAAAAATGCGCTCNNNNNNNNNNNNNNNNNNNNNNNNNNNNNNNNNNNNNNNNNNNNNNNNNNNNNNNNNNNNNNNNNNNNNNNNNNNNNNNNNNNNNNNNNNNNNNNNNNNNNNNNNNNNTACTATTTGTGTCTGTTCTTTTTGCGTGTAagtgcatacgcacacgcatgccTGTGCATTAGTTCGCAACGGTCCAGCTGCGCTTGTTACTGTATATCTAATCACAGAACAACTATTCCATTCACTTAAAAAAATATGGTTATCTCATGACCATGGACATCCTCACTATCATTGCCTtttccttttagattttttttttcatgaaaatactgggaaaggaagaaagaataaacatggaaatgagacgaagaaaataaGACNNNNNNNNNNNNNNNNNNNNNNNNNNNNNNNNNNNNNNNNNNNNNNNNNNNNNNNNNNNNNNNNNNNTCTCTACTCCTCATATGCAaattatgtcacacacacacccatacccacaatCTTGACTCCGATAGCATGAAGGGTACCggggtaaaaattaataatgggcACAGAATTTGGCATATATAGGCGGCTGCTGCAGCCTATAACAAAAAATTCAACGCGTCAGCACAGCAGTNNNNNNNNNNNNNNNNNNNNNNNNNNNNNNNNNNNNNNNNNNNNNNNNNNNNNNNNNNNNNNNNNNNNNNNNNNNNNNNNNNNNNNNNNNNNNNNNNNNNNNNNNNNNNNNNNNNNNNNNNNNNNNNNNNNNNNNNNNNNNNNNNNNNNNNNNNNNNNNNNNNNNNCAAGCCGCTTTATTCTCCATTACNNNNNNNNNNNNNNNNNNNNNNNNNNNNNNNNNNNNNNNNNNNNNAACACTAATTCTAACTTGTAGCTTCTTATCCGCAGACTCCATCTTGGAATGCGTGCACGAGTTTCTTTCTTGANNNNNNNNNNNNNNNNNNNNNNNNNNNNNNNNNNNNNNNNNNNNNNNNNNNNNNNNNNNNNNNNNNNNNNNNNNNNNNNNNNNNNNNNNNNNNNNNNNNNNNNNNNNNNNNNNNNNNNNNNNNNNNNNNNNNNNNNNNNNNNNNNNNNNNNNNNNNNNNNNNNNNNNNNNNNNNNNNNNNNNNNNNNNNNNNNNNNNNNNNNNNNNNNNNNNNNNNNNNNNNNNNNNNNNNNNNNNNNNNNNNNNNNNNNNCCGTCCATTTTTAAGTCGGCTCGAATAAGTCCCACCTACTTCCTGCTTGGCCGGAGAAGCCTGACCTTATCTCGAGCATCAAGCAAGGCCTACACATGGTAACAATTAAACATATCCGAGTTTAATACTCTTTCAACGTCTTTTTGGTCTGGCGGTGCGCATGTCAGGCGGCTTATGTTTGTGGTTTTCAATCCCGNNNNNNNNNNNNNNNNNNNNNNNNNNNNNNNNNNNNNNNNNNNNNNNNNNNNNNNGAATGGTGTCTGCGTCGTAACTGTGActgcattttcactttttttttttacattatgctGATGGATTTTGTTTATAGCGTTGTTATATAACGGATTTTAGGTTAATGTGCCATGAGCGGCAGGGTGACTTAAGNNNNNNNNNNNNNNNNNNNNNNNNNNNNNNNNNNNNNNNNNNNNNNNNNNNNNNNNNNNNNNNNNNNNNNNNNNNNNNNNNNNNNNNNNNNNNNNNNNNNNNNNNNNNNNNNNNNNNNNNNNNNNNNNNNNNNNNNNNNNNNNNNNNNNNNNNNNNNNNNNNNNNNNNNNNNNNNNNNNNNNNNNNNNNNNNNNNNNNNNNNNNNNNNNNNNNNNNNNNNNNNNNNNNNNNNNNNNNNNNNNNNNNNNNNNNNNNNNNNNNNNNNNNNNNNNNNNNNNNNNNNNNNNNNNNNNNNNNNNNNNNNNNNNNNNNNNNNNNNNNNNNNNNNNNNNNNNNNNNNNNCATCCAAAATTCCCACATAATTCGTCCTCGGTGAGTATTCGCAATTACCAGTTTCCTGCAACGGCACAACCCTTGCTTTCCCAACCCTTTCCCTGGCGTGACGTGATCGCGTAATCAGAGAAAtctttcattttactttcattaaacataaagacttttttttttctctctctctctcacttcttttcttGCTTTATGCTTCCCCAAGGCCGAGGTCACCCCAGTGAGCCGAGAGACCCNNNNNNNNNNNNNNNNNNNNNNNNNNNNNNNNNNNNNNNNNNNNNNNNNNNNNNNNNNNNNNNNNNNNNNNNNNNNNNNNNNNNNNNNNNNNNNNNNNNNNNNNNNNNNNNNNNNNNNNNNNNNNNNNNNNNNNNNNNNNNNNNNNNNNNNNNNNNNNNNNNNNNNNNNNNNNNNNNNNNNNNNNNNNNNNNNNNNNNNNNNNNNNNNNNNNNNNNNNNNNNNNNNNNNNNNNNNNNNNNNNNNNNNNNNNNNNNNNNNNNNNNNNNCACAGGATCCAACCCTCCGCTCGGTCATAGCAGCAGGATCTAATAGACAAAAACAAGCGCGCATCGTATTGCCCTCGATGACAATGGCGCTGCTGGCTGCTGCTCCTGAAGGATGGCGGCGGAGTTTCCTTGGCAACACTGGCCAGCCGTgaggtgtgtgtacgtgagtgtacGTGAGGGTANNNNNNNNNNNNNNNNNNNNNNNNNNNNNNNNNNNNNNNNNNNNNNNNNNNNNNNNNNNNNNNNNNNNNNNNNNNNNNNNNNNNNNNNNNNNNNNNNNNNNNNNNNNNNNNNNNNNNNNNNNNNNNNNNNNNNNNNNNNNNNNNNNNNNNNNNNNNNNNNNNNNNNNNNNNNNNNNNNNNNNNNNNNNNNNNNNNNNNNNNNNNNNNNNNNNNNNNNNNNNNTTCCAGTATAGTATAGATAAACATAACTCGTAAGCCCAATAATGACCTTATGCAAATCGATTTCAAAGTAATATGACTATTAACgctaacaataattatcatgatcttagtaataaaagtaacaacagccACAGTGATGACCGAAGCACAACCCAAACACTGCCTAATGCCACTATCATCACTAAGTCCTAATTGCTGGCACAACAACTCCTAACAGCTTCAGAAATGTAACCAGGGACCCGAGAACTTCCCACGAGCTATATAAATCATGGANNNNNNNNNNNNNNNNNNNNNNNNNNNNNNNNNNNNNNNNNNNNNNNNNNNNNNNNNNNNNNNNNNNNNNNNNNNNNNNNNNNNNNNNNNNNNNNNNNNNNNNNNNNNNNNNNNNNNNNNNNNNNNNNNNNNNNNNNNNNNNNNNNNNNNNNNNNNNNNNNNNNNNNNNNNNNNNNNNNNNNNNNNNNNNNNNNNNNNNNNNNNNNNNNNNNNNNNNNNNNNNNNNNNNNNNNNNNNNNNNNNNNNNNNNNNNNNNNNNNNNNNNNNNNNNNNNNNNNNNNNNNNNNNNNNNNNNNNNNNNNNNNNNNNNNNNNNNNNNNNNNNNNNNNNNNNNNNNNNNNNNNNNNNNNNNNNNNNNNNNNNNNNNNNNNNNNNNNNNNNNNNNNNNNNNNNNNNNNNNNNNNNNNNNNNNNNNNNNNNNNNNNNNNNNNNNNNNNNNNNNNNNNNNNNNNNNNNNNNNNNNNNNNNNNNNNNNNNNNNNNNNNNNNNNNNNNNNNNNNNNNNNNNNNNNNNNNNNNNNNNNNNNNNNNNNNNNNNNNNNNNNNNNNNNNNNNNNNNNNNNNNNNNNNNNNNNNNNNNNNNNNNNNNNNNNNNNNNNNNNNNNNNNNNNNNNNNNNNNNNNNNNNNNNNNNNNNNNNNNNNNNNNNNNNNNNNNNNNNNNNNNNNNNNNNNNNNNNNNNNNNNNNNNNNNNNNNNNNNNNNNNNNNNNNNNNNNNNNNNNNNNNNNNNNNNNNNNNNNNNNNNNNNNNNNNNNNNNNNNNNNNNNNNNNNNNNNNNNNNNNNNNNNNNNNNNNNNNNNNNNNNNNNNNNNNNNNNNNNNNNNNNNNNNNNNNNNNNNNNNNNNNNNNNNNNNNNNNNNNNNNNNNNNNNNNNNNNNNNNNNNNNNNNNNNNNNNNNNNNNNNNNNNNNNNNNNNNNNNNNNNNNNNNNNNNNNNNNNNNNNNGTCTGGAAATAATCGCCGAAATAAACAGCAACAGAGGGCCTGCTTTTCGGCTTCTCTTGAGGTTTTGAAGCAGAACTTATGCATTGCTGTTGATGCTTTctgcgcctcctccttctccttctctcatgatcgctattttcatcttctcctccccttccttctttctggttgtttatttatttattcacttcctCTTGTCTTCCTTattttactctgtctctctccccctcttcttatcATCACTCAACTTCTTtagtcatcttcatttttttcgtttcttactTTCTNNNNNNNNNNNNNNNNNNNNNNNNNNNNNNNNNNNNNNNNNNNNNNNNNNNNNNNNNNNNNNNNNNNNNNNNNNNNNNNNNNNNNNNNNNNNNNNNNNNNNNNNNNNNNNNNNNNNNNNNNNNNNNNNNNNNNNNNNNNNNNNNNNNNNNNNNNNNNNNNNNNNNNNNNNNNNNNNNNNNNNNNNNNNNNNNNNNNNNNNNNNNNNNNNNNNNNNNNNNNNNNNNNNNNNNNNNNNNNNNNNNNNNNNNNNNNNNNNNNNNNNNNNNNNNNNNNNNNNNNNNNNNNNNNNNNNNNNNNNNNNNNNNNNNNN contains these protein-coding regions:
- the LOC119588869 gene encoding uncharacterized protein LOC119588869, with translation MCRPCLMLEIRSGFSGQAGSCSSRLYMPNSVPIINFYPGTLHAIGVKIVGPLSTSRRQSKSGQQQKPNQDYIKGVYTYVQSERLASSDSRGRPEEQLHPSFSKAILLTSAREEQCPSGHGGGWVFRGGQEIVFMREEKYENIRADSRRRFTRERTMARLRAPAWVWVVAACTLMGVAAADSRAKLVENGYEGVVVGVSQEIDESLGPAIVASIKDMFNEASRRLFAATRGRAYFRSVKVLIPKSWSFTDVNDTALSENFEVTIDSVCKRRW